A single genomic interval of Perca fluviatilis chromosome 19, GENO_Pfluv_1.0, whole genome shotgun sequence harbors:
- the LOC120548129 gene encoding SLC35A4 upstream open reading frame protein-like has protein sequence MANDKGPLGQLKDLVELKDQLEDIQRRMEDEIQAGVPPGGSLLASPFLKGFLAGYVVARLRSSALLGVAVGTCTGIYAAQNYAVPNIENTVKDYIRNLKGGRK, from the exons ATGGCAAATGACAAG gGTCCTCTGGGCCAGCTCAAGGACCTGGTGGAGCTGAAGGACCAGCTGGAAGACATCCAGAGACGGATGGAGGATGAGATACAGGCTGGGGTTCCTCCA GGAGGCAGTCTGCTGGCTTCTCCTTTTCTCAAGGGTTTTCTGGCTGGGTACGTTGTTGCAAGGCTACGTTCTTCAGCATTACTGGGTGTTGCCGTAGGGACGTGTACTGGGATCTATGCAGCACAAAATTATGCCGTTCCCAATATTGAAAACACCGTCAAAGACTACATACGCAACCTGAAAGGAGGACGCAAATGA